A window from Thermodesulfobacteriota bacterium encodes these proteins:
- a CDS encoding C4-type zinc ribbon domain-containing protein, with protein MEQVRFLIEMQEVMSQARRLEEEKRKIPLEVADLKSLFEEREAAFLSASQEFEALRQQRREKEREIEEEKEKVDKAKVKLMAIKTNKEYYAMLKEIEGTRRTNTAREEELLAVLSKHEEAEKRLAERKAELDEVTAKYRERMVEIEARMGSFDQDIAKILDRKRQVASKLDAGLVRRFEMIFERREGLAIIAATNYSCTGCHMNISPQLFNLLQREDRIHTCPNCNRILYYVAAEDKASGE; from the coding sequence ATGGAGCAGGTGAGGTTCCTGATCGAGATGCAGGAAGTCATGAGCCAGGCGAGGCGGCTCGAGGAGGAGAAGCGGAAGATCCCCCTCGAAGTGGCGGACCTGAAGAGCCTCTTCGAGGAGCGGGAGGCCGCGTTCCTCTCCGCGAGCCAGGAGTTCGAGGCGCTGCGGCAGCAGCGCCGGGAGAAGGAGCGGGAGATCGAGGAGGAGAAGGAGAAGGTCGACAAGGCGAAGGTCAAGCTCATGGCGATCAAGACCAACAAGGAATACTACGCCATGCTCAAGGAGATCGAGGGGACCCGGCGGACCAACACCGCCCGGGAGGAGGAGCTCCTCGCCGTCCTTTCGAAGCACGAGGAGGCGGAGAAGCGGCTGGCCGAGCGGAAGGCCGAGCTCGACGAGGTGACGGCGAAGTACCGGGAGCGGATGGTCGAGATCGAGGCGCGGATGGGCTCCTTCGACCAGGACATCGCGAAGATCCTCGACCGCAAGCGCCAGGTGGCGTCGAAGCTCGACGCGGGGCTGGTGCGCCGATTCGAGATGATCTTCGAGCGGAGGGAAGGGCTGGCCATCATCGCCGCGACGAACTATTCCTGCACCGGCTGCCACATGAACATCTCCCCCCAGCTCTTCAACCTGCTCCAGAGAGAGGACCGGATCCACACCTGCCCGAACTGCAACCGCATCCTCTACTACGTGGCGGCCGAAGACAAGGCGTCGGGCGAGTGA
- a CDS encoding ribonuclease HI family protein, with protein sequence MTVTVRIDGASRGNPGPAGIGAVVEFGDGRPPMELCAYIGETTNNVAEYRALLMALEEAGRSAAGGTLTVYSDSELLVRQLNGEYRVKAQHLRPLYLEACRRLRAFPGVRILHVGREENRKADSLANLAIDQHR encoded by the coding sequence GTGACGGTCACCGTGCGCATCGACGGGGCGAGCCGGGGGAACCCGGGCCCCGCCGGCATCGGCGCCGTCGTCGAGTTCGGGGACGGGCGGCCGCCGATGGAGCTCTGCGCGTACATCGGAGAGACCACGAACAACGTCGCGGAATACCGCGCCCTCCTGATGGCGCTCGAGGAGGCGGGGCGAAGCGCCGCCGGCGGGACCCTCACCGTGTACTCCGATTCCGAGCTTCTCGTGCGCCAGCTCAACGGGGAATACAGGGTCAAGGCGCAGCATCTGCGCCCCCTGTACCTCGAAGCGTGCCGCCGGTTGCGCGCGTTTCCGGGGGTTCGTATACTGCATGTAGGGCGCGAGGAGAACCGGAAGGCGGATTCCCTCGCGAACCTGGCGATCGACCAGCATCGGTAG